The proteins below are encoded in one region of Pseudomonas entomophila L48:
- the algG gene encoding mannuronan 5-epimerase AlgG translates to MNLHPNLRHSLLASALLLAAGLAQAAEPEMAKGLQQAKTYTVASAPIEPLLMDPPKLPDLSGYTAQAVQQKIDRARKGKVSVRRMLQEDTLKEFVGGDNKGAEWVRRQHGIPQAIFIDDGHVDLVELSKQVPGQYLRETAPGVYLARLPIVVGHKGVLEVDGKVKELRLSEEGGAFIVNDGKLFVTDTKVTGWREKANGPATFQKPDAFRPFLLSWGGTETYIVNSKLASFGYSKSKSYGVSISQYTPNMAKQMGRAEPTGWIIGSEFSDMWYGFYCYETQDFVVKDSVYRDNIVYGIDPHDRSHRLIIAGNTVYGTRKKHGIIVSREVNDSWIINNKSYDNKLSGVVIDRNSVNNLIAYNEIYRNHTDGITLYESGDNLIWGNKLINNRRHGIRVRNSVNIRLYENVAMANGLVGVYGHIKDLSDTDRDIALDPFDTKVSLIVVGGELAANGSGPLSIDSPLSVELYKVSMLMPRKANGISFNGVLGERQDEILDLLVRQQKAVLIDPVERQTEMID, encoded by the coding sequence ATGAACCTGCACCCGAACCTTCGCCACAGCCTGCTCGCCAGCGCCCTGCTGCTGGCCGCCGGCCTCGCCCAGGCCGCCGAGCCCGAGATGGCCAAAGGGCTGCAACAGGCCAAGACCTACACCGTCGCCAGCGCGCCGATCGAGCCGCTGCTGATGGACCCACCCAAGCTGCCCGACCTGTCCGGCTACACCGCCCAGGCCGTGCAGCAGAAGATCGACCGCGCCCGCAAGGGCAAGGTAAGCGTGCGCCGCATGCTCCAGGAAGACACCCTCAAGGAGTTCGTCGGCGGCGACAACAAGGGCGCCGAATGGGTGCGCCGCCAGCATGGGATTCCCCAGGCGATCTTCATCGACGACGGGCATGTCGACCTGGTCGAACTCAGCAAGCAAGTGCCCGGCCAGTACCTGCGCGAAACCGCGCCGGGCGTCTACCTTGCCCGCCTGCCGATCGTGGTCGGGCACAAGGGCGTGCTGGAGGTCGACGGCAAGGTCAAGGAGCTGCGCCTGTCCGAGGAAGGCGGCGCGTTCATCGTCAACGACGGCAAGCTGTTCGTCACCGACACCAAGGTCACCGGCTGGCGTGAAAAGGCCAATGGGCCTGCCACCTTCCAGAAGCCCGACGCGTTCCGCCCGTTCCTGCTCAGCTGGGGCGGCACCGAGACCTACATCGTCAACAGCAAGCTGGCCAGCTTCGGTTACTCGAAGTCCAAGTCCTACGGCGTGAGCATTTCGCAATACACGCCGAACATGGCCAAGCAGATGGGCCGCGCCGAACCCACCGGCTGGATCATCGGCTCCGAGTTCAGCGACATGTGGTACGGCTTCTACTGCTACGAGACCCAGGACTTCGTGGTCAAGGATTCGGTGTACCGCGACAACATCGTCTACGGCATCGACCCCCACGACCGCTCGCACCGCCTGATCATCGCCGGCAACACCGTATACGGCACCAGGAAGAAGCACGGGATCATCGTCTCGCGCGAGGTCAACGACAGCTGGATCATCAACAACAAGAGTTATGACAACAAGCTCTCGGGCGTGGTGATCGACCGCAACAGCGTCAACAACCTGATCGCCTACAACGAGATCTACCGCAACCACACCGACGGCATCACCTTGTACGAGAGCGGCGACAACCTGATCTGGGGCAACAAGCTGATCAACAACCGCCGCCACGGCATCCGCGTGCGCAACAGCGTGAACATCCGCCTGTACGAGAACGTCGCCATGGCCAACGGCCTGGTGGGCGTGTACGGGCACATCAAGGACCTCTCCGACACCGACCGCGACATCGCCCTCGACCCGTTCGACACCAAGGTGTCGCTGATCGTGGTCGGCGGCGAGCTGGCGGCCAACGGCTCCGGCCCGCTATCGATCGACTCGCCGCTGTCGGTGGAGCTGTACAAGGTGTCGATGCTGATGCCACGCAAGGCCAACGGCATCAGCTTCAACGGCGTGCTCGGCGAGCGCCAGGACGAAATCCTCGACCTGCTGGTGCGCCAGCAGAAAGCCGTGCTGATCGACCCGGTCGAGCGCCAGACCGAAATGATCGACTAA
- a CDS encoding alginate O-acetyltransferase codes for MTPHLMKLLGLSAALLAISQGVRAEDAKAPTFTAAPCCQLCPEAHDARRYTTRYQQNFTTLVQAQGDWLFRTREDLRTEFDTTPGGYKRLQQVHDAFKKRGVELVVVYQPTRGLVNRNMLKPEEKAAFDYQKALGNYQAMLQRFAKMGYNVPDLSPLTNEQLAAADQGKDFYFRGDQHWTPYGAERAAKIVADTVHKMPAFEGIPRKEFETKKSGRMGKTGTLHNVAGQLCGTSYAVQYMDQFATEPKGASGGDDLFGDSGNAQITLVGTSHSGKNYNFSGFLEQYIGADVLNVAFPGGGLEGSMIQYLGSEEFQKNPPKILIWEFSPLYRLDQETIWRQILGLLDDGCDDRPAQMSASATLKPGKNELMVNGKGGVIKDLVNRNHQFDIRFEDTSVKVLQATLWYLNGRHEDIKIEKPETSDTDGRFVFQMREDEDWAGQNLLALEVQGPESGTQKVEAKLCKRNNFAGNAQHTAHAGQ; via the coding sequence ATGACTCCACACCTGATGAAACTGCTGGGCCTGTCCGCCGCCCTCCTGGCCATCAGCCAGGGCGTGCGCGCCGAGGACGCCAAGGCACCGACCTTCACCGCCGCGCCGTGCTGCCAGCTGTGCCCCGAGGCCCATGACGCTCGCCGCTACACCACGCGCTACCAGCAGAACTTCACCACCCTGGTGCAGGCCCAGGGCGACTGGCTGTTCCGTACCCGCGAAGACCTGCGCACCGAGTTCGACACCACCCCGGGCGGCTACAAGCGCCTGCAGCAGGTGCACGACGCGTTCAAGAAGCGCGGCGTCGAACTGGTGGTGGTGTACCAGCCGACCCGTGGCCTGGTGAACCGCAACATGCTCAAGCCTGAAGAGAAGGCCGCCTTCGACTACCAGAAGGCTCTGGGCAACTACCAGGCCATGCTCCAGCGCTTCGCCAAAATGGGCTACAACGTGCCCGACCTGTCGCCGCTGACCAATGAACAACTGGCCGCGGCCGACCAGGGCAAGGACTTCTACTTCCGCGGCGACCAGCACTGGACGCCCTACGGCGCCGAGCGCGCGGCGAAGATCGTCGCCGACACCGTGCACAAGATGCCGGCCTTCGAAGGCATCCCACGCAAAGAATTCGAGACGAAGAAATCCGGGCGCATGGGCAAGACCGGCACCCTGCACAACGTCGCCGGCCAGCTGTGCGGCACCAGCTACGCGGTGCAGTACATGGACCAGTTCGCCACCGAGCCGAAAGGCGCCAGTGGCGGCGACGACCTGTTCGGCGACTCGGGCAATGCGCAGATCACCCTGGTCGGCACCAGCCACAGCGGCAAGAACTACAACTTCTCCGGTTTCCTGGAGCAGTACATCGGCGCCGACGTGCTCAACGTCGCCTTCCCCGGCGGCGGCCTGGAAGGCTCGATGATCCAGTACCTGGGCAGCGAAGAATTCCAGAAAAACCCACCGAAGATCCTGATCTGGGAGTTCTCCCCGCTCTACCGCCTGGACCAGGAAACCATCTGGCGGCAGATCCTCGGCCTGCTCGACGACGGCTGCGACGACCGCCCCGCGCAGATGAGCGCCAGCGCCACCCTCAAGCCCGGCAAGAACGAGCTGATGGTCAACGGCAAGGGCGGCGTGATCAAGGACCTGGTCAACCGCAACCACCAGTTCGACATCCGTTTCGAGGACACCTCGGTGAAGGTGCTGCAGGCCACCCTCTGGTACCTGAACGGCCGCCACGAGGACATCAAGATCGAGAAGCCCGAGACCTCCGACACCGACGGCCGCTTCGTCTTCCAGATGCGCGAGGACGAGGACTGGGCCGGGCAGAACCTGCTCGCCCTGGAAGTCCAGGGGCCGGAAAGCGGCACCCAGAAAGTCGAAGCGAAACTGTGCAAACGCAACAACTTCGCCGGCAATGCGCAGCACACCGCGCACGCTGGCCAGTGA
- a CDS encoding mannuronate-specific alginate lyase has protein sequence MTIINRKTAPALLALALFGGAAQAALVPPQGYYEGIEKLKSSDGDFRCEAAPRPYTGSLRFRSKYEGSDKARATLNVASEKAFRASTKDITTLEKGVSKMVGQYMRDGRPAQLDCALTWLGTWARADALMSSDYNHTGKSMRKWALGSMSGSWLRLKFSNSQPLAAHQAEAEQIEKWFARLAQQTVRDWSGLPLEKINNHSYWAAWSVMATAVATDRRDLFDWAVKEYKVGANQVDEQGFLPNELKRRQRALAYHNYALPPLAMIASFAQANGVDLRKENNFALQRLGEGVLAGARDPSQFTAHAGVKQDLHDLKIDSKYAWLEPWCALYHCVGDTLERKHDMQPFDSFRLGGDVTRVYDPGAESKK, from the coding sequence ATGACCATCATCAACCGCAAGACCGCCCCCGCCCTGCTCGCCCTCGCCCTGTTCGGCGGTGCGGCGCAGGCCGCGCTGGTACCGCCCCAGGGTTACTACGAGGGTATCGAGAAGCTCAAAAGCAGCGACGGCGACTTCCGTTGCGAAGCCGCGCCCCGGCCCTACACCGGCTCATTACGCTTTCGCAGCAAGTACGAGGGCTCGGACAAGGCCCGGGCGACGCTCAACGTCGCCTCGGAAAAGGCCTTCCGCGCCTCGACCAAGGACATCACCACCCTGGAGAAGGGCGTCAGCAAGATGGTCGGCCAGTACATGCGCGACGGCCGCCCGGCGCAGCTCGACTGCGCGCTGACCTGGCTGGGTACCTGGGCCCGCGCCGATGCGCTGATGTCCAGCGACTACAACCATACCGGCAAGTCCATGCGCAAATGGGCGCTGGGCAGCATGAGCGGGTCGTGGTTGCGCCTGAAGTTCTCCAACTCGCAGCCGCTGGCCGCGCACCAGGCCGAGGCCGAGCAGATCGAGAAATGGTTCGCCCGCCTGGCCCAGCAGACCGTGCGCGACTGGAGCGGCCTGCCCCTGGAGAAGATCAACAACCACAGCTACTGGGCGGCCTGGTCGGTGATGGCCACTGCCGTCGCGACGGACCGCCGCGACCTGTTCGACTGGGCGGTGAAGGAATACAAGGTCGGCGCCAACCAGGTCGACGAGCAGGGCTTCCTGCCCAACGAGCTCAAGCGACGCCAGCGCGCCCTGGCCTACCACAACTACGCCTTGCCGCCGCTGGCGATGATCGCCAGCTTCGCCCAGGCCAATGGCGTGGACCTGCGCAAGGAAAACAACTTCGCCCTGCAACGCCTGGGTGAGGGCGTGCTGGCTGGGGCGCGCGACCCAAGCCAGTTCACCGCCCACGCCGGCGTGAAGCAGGACCTGCACGACCTGAAGATCGACAGCAAGTACGCCTGGCTCGAGCCCTGGTGCGCGCTGTACCACTGCGTCGGTGACACCTTGGAACGCAAGCACGACATGCAGCCGTTCGACAGCTTCAGGCTGGGCGGGGATGTGACCCGGGTCTACGACCCAGGCGCGGAATCGAAGAAGTAA
- a CDS encoding MBOAT family O-acyltransferase — protein MVFSSNVFLFLFLPVFLGLYYLSGQRYRNLLLLVASYIFYAWWRVDFLALFAGVTLWNYWIGLKVGAAGVRTKPAQRWLLLGVAVDLSILGYFKYANFGVDSLNAIITSFGLEPFILTHVLLPIGISFYIFESISYIIDVYRGDTPATRNLIDFAAFVAIFPHLIAGPVLRFKDLVDQFNNRTHTLDKFSEGCTRFMQGFIKKVFIADTLAVVADHCFALQNPTTGDAWLGALAYTAQLYFDFSGYSDMAIGLGLMMGFRFMENFKQPYISQSITEFWRRWHISLSTWLRDYLYITLGGNRKGTFNTYRNLFLTMLLGGLWHGANFTYILWGAWHGMWLAIERALGIDTNPQRFNPVKWAFTFLLVVVGWVIFRAENLHVAARMYGAMFSFGEWQLSELNRANLTGLQVATLVVAYLTLAFFGLRDFYRHAKPTPSATPVQVNADGSVGLDWTRIMTRALVLLLFVASVLKLSAQSYSPFLYFQF, from the coding sequence ATGGTCTTCTCGTCCAATGTGTTCCTGTTCCTGTTCCTGCCGGTTTTCCTCGGCTTGTACTACTTGAGCGGGCAACGCTATCGCAACCTGCTGCTGCTGGTGGCCAGCTACATCTTCTACGCCTGGTGGCGGGTGGACTTCCTCGCCCTGTTCGCCGGGGTCACCCTGTGGAACTACTGGATCGGCTTGAAAGTCGGCGCCGCCGGCGTGCGCACCAAGCCCGCGCAGCGCTGGCTGCTGCTGGGGGTGGCGGTCGACCTGTCGATCCTCGGCTACTTCAAGTACGCCAACTTCGGCGTCGACAGCCTCAACGCCATCATCACCTCGTTCGGGCTGGAGCCGTTCATCCTCACCCACGTGCTGCTGCCGATCGGCATCTCGTTCTACATCTTCGAGTCGATCAGCTACATCATCGACGTGTACCGCGGCGACACCCCGGCCACCCGCAACCTGATCGACTTCGCGGCGTTCGTGGCGATCTTCCCGCACCTGATCGCCGGCCCCGTGCTGCGCTTCAAGGACCTGGTCGACCAGTTCAACAACCGCACCCACACCCTCGACAAGTTCTCCGAAGGCTGCACGCGGTTCATGCAGGGCTTCATCAAGAAGGTGTTCATCGCCGACACCCTGGCGGTGGTGGCCGACCACTGCTTCGCCCTGCAGAACCCGACCACGGGCGATGCCTGGCTCGGCGCGCTGGCCTACACCGCACAGCTGTACTTCGACTTCTCCGGCTACAGCGACATGGCCATCGGTCTCGGCCTGATGATGGGCTTCCGCTTCATGGAGAACTTCAAGCAGCCGTACATCAGCCAGTCGATCACCGAATTCTGGCGGCGCTGGCACATCAGCCTGTCGACCTGGCTGCGCGACTACCTGTACATCACCCTGGGCGGCAACCGCAAAGGCACCTTCAACACCTACCGCAACCTGTTCCTGACCATGCTGCTGGGCGGGCTGTGGCACGGCGCCAACTTCACCTACATCCTCTGGGGCGCCTGGCACGGCATGTGGCTGGCCATCGAACGGGCGCTGGGCATCGACACCAACCCGCAGCGCTTCAACCCGGTGAAGTGGGCCTTCACCTTCCTGCTGGTGGTGGTCGGCTGGGTGATCTTCCGCGCCGAGAACCTGCACGTGGCCGCACGCATGTACGGCGCCATGTTCAGCTTCGGCGAGTGGCAGCTGTCGGAGCTCAACCGCGCCAACCTCACCGGCCTGCAAGTGGCCACACTGGTAGTCGCCTACCTGACCCTGGCGTTCTTCGGCCTGCGCGACTTCTACCGCCATGCCAAGCCGACCCCGAGCGCCACACCGGTGCAGGTCAATGCCGACGGCTCGGTGGGCCTGGACTGGACGCGGATCATGACCCGCGCCCTGGTGCTGCTGCTGTTCGTCGCCTCGGTGCTCAAGCTCTCGGCGCAGAGCTACTCGCCGTTCCTCTACTTCCAGTTCTGA
- a CDS encoding alginate O-acetyltransferase: protein MNRTLRITYSLSFMGLLVGLGAWSVGGLDSFTRTGQMTLLDGKLAKAAETHYDEQFPIKRVGTNLWAALDYKLFNEGRPGVVLGRDQWLFSDEEFKPTAGAEQQMQDNLALVRGIRDALQRQGTELVLAIVPAKARLYSEYIGKETPASLHDELFNQFHAQARQANVFAPDLLAPLEQAKARGQVFLRTDTHWTPMGAEVVAQAIAEAVNRQQLLSGEPQAFITEAGATAPYKGDLTNFLPLDPLFSNLLPTPDNLQQRKTHPVQTEGESGDALFADSRIPVALVGTSYSANPHWNFLGALQQALRSDVANYAEDGHGPLLPMLKYLQSDAFKHTPPQVVVWEFPERYLPMKSDLGAFDPQWIAQLKNASKSEANLALSSNRTDH from the coding sequence ATGAACCGGACACTTCGCATCACTTACTCGCTGTCGTTCATGGGCCTGCTGGTCGGGCTGGGCGCCTGGTCGGTCGGCGGGCTGGACAGCTTCACCCGCACCGGGCAGATGACCCTGCTCGACGGCAAGCTGGCCAAGGCCGCCGAAACCCACTACGACGAGCAGTTCCCGATCAAGCGCGTCGGCACCAACCTGTGGGCCGCGCTGGACTACAAGCTGTTCAACGAAGGCCGCCCCGGCGTGGTGCTGGGCCGCGACCAGTGGCTGTTCAGCGACGAGGAGTTCAAGCCCACCGCCGGCGCCGAACAACAGATGCAGGACAACCTGGCACTGGTGCGCGGCATCCGCGACGCCCTGCAGCGCCAAGGCACCGAGCTGGTGCTGGCGATCGTGCCGGCCAAGGCGCGCCTGTATTCCGAGTACATCGGCAAGGAGACACCGGCCAGCCTGCACGACGAGCTGTTCAACCAGTTCCACGCCCAGGCGCGCCAGGCCAATGTATTCGCCCCCGACCTGCTGGCGCCGCTGGAACAAGCCAAGGCCCGTGGCCAGGTGTTCCTGCGCACCGACACCCACTGGACGCCAATGGGCGCCGAGGTGGTGGCACAGGCCATCGCCGAAGCGGTCAACCGCCAGCAGTTGCTCAGTGGCGAGCCCCAGGCCTTCATCACCGAAGCTGGCGCCACCGCGCCGTACAAAGGCGACCTGACCAACTTCCTGCCACTCGACCCGCTGTTCAGCAACCTGTTGCCGACCCCGGACAACCTGCAGCAGCGCAAGACCCACCCGGTGCAGACCGAAGGCGAAAGCGGCGACGCCCTGTTCGCCGACAGCCGGATCCCGGTGGCGCTGGTGGGCACCAGCTACAGCGCCAACCCGCACTGGAACTTCCTCGGCGCCTTGCAGCAGGCGCTGCGCAGCGACGTCGCCAACTACGCCGAGGACGGCCACGGCCCGCTGCTGCCGATGCTCAAGTACCTGCAAAGCGACGCCTTCAAGCACACCCCGCCACAAGTCGTGGTGTGGGAATTCCCCGAACGTTATCTGCCAATGAAGAGCGATCTCGGCGCGTTCGATCCGCAGTGGATCGCACAGCTGAAGAACGCCAGCAAGTCCGAAGCCAACCTGGCCCTGTCGTCCAACCGGACCGACCACTGA
- a CDS encoding alginate O-acetyltransferase AlgF: MTTKTQIAKALTLAAGLSLASLQAFAGADAALYGPSAPKGSTFVRLYNAASAPAAASVGNTQIKQVGAQASSDFSFLPGGDYTAQVGGKSVPVKLAADKYYTLVNSGGGNPQLIEEPPFKNKQKALVRVQNLSDQPLTLKTADGKTEVVSPVAANGRGEREINPVKVNLALYQGDKKVGDVKPVALARGEAAVLYVTGSGSSLSPVWVTRPVATN, encoded by the coding sequence ATGACTACCAAGACTCAGATTGCCAAAGCCCTCACCCTCGCGGCGGGCCTGTCCCTGGCCTCGCTGCAGGCCTTCGCCGGCGCCGACGCCGCCCTTTATGGCCCAAGCGCGCCGAAGGGCTCGACCTTCGTACGCTTGTACAACGCCGCCAGCGCCCCCGCTGCCGCCTCCGTGGGCAACACCCAGATCAAGCAGGTCGGTGCCCAGGCCAGCAGCGACTTCAGCTTCCTGCCCGGTGGCGACTACACCGCCCAGGTGGGTGGCAAGAGCGTCCCGGTGAAACTTGCCGCCGACAAGTACTACACCCTGGTCAACAGCGGCGGCGGCAACCCGCAACTGATCGAGGAGCCGCCGTTCAAGAACAAGCAGAAGGCCCTGGTGCGCGTGCAGAACCTCAGCGACCAGCCACTGACCCTGAAGACCGCCGACGGCAAGACCGAAGTGGTCAGCCCGGTGGCCGCCAACGGCCGTGGCGAGCGTGAGATCAACCCGGTCAAGGTCAACCTGGCCCTGTATCAAGGCGACAAGAAAGTCGGCGACGTCAAACCCGTCGCCCTGGCGCGCGGTGAAGCCGCCGTGCTGTACGTCACCGGCTCCGGCAGCAGCCTGTCGCCGGTGTGGGTCACCCGCCCGGTAGCCACCAACTGA
- a CDS encoding mannose-1-phosphate guanylyltransferase/mannose-6-phosphate isomerase, whose protein sequence is MIPVILSGGSGSRLWPLSRKQFPKQFLALTGEHTLFQQTIERLVFEGMDTPIVVCNKDHKFIVQEQLNALKLETQAILMEPFGRNTAPAVAMTAMKLVNEGRDELMLVLPADHVIEDQKALQRALALATVAAERGEMVLFGVPATKPETGYGYIRSSQDALLPEGVARVAQFVEKPDEKRANEFVHAGGYFWNSGMFLFRASRFLEELKKHDPDIYDTCLLALERSDEAGDVLSIDEATFACCPDNSIDYAVMEKTQRACVVPLSAGWSDVGCWSSLWDVHEKDDNGNVTKGDVVVQDSRNCMIHGNGKLVSVIGLENIVVVETKDAMMIAHKDKVQGVKQLVSTLDAQGRSETQNHLEVYRPWGSYDSVDMGGRFQVKHITVKPGASLSLQMHHHRAEHWIVVSGTAEVTCDENVFLLTENQSTYIPIASVHRLRNPGKIPLEIIEVQSGSYLGEDDIERFEDVYGRTSTPVERGVSVKTIAQ, encoded by the coding sequence ATGATCCCGGTAATTCTTTCTGGTGGTAGCGGTTCCCGTCTGTGGCCGCTGTCGCGCAAGCAGTTCCCCAAGCAGTTCCTGGCCCTGACCGGCGAGCACACGCTGTTCCAGCAGACCATCGAGCGCCTGGTGTTCGAAGGCATGGACACCCCCATCGTGGTCTGCAACAAGGACCACAAGTTCATCGTCCAGGAACAGCTGAACGCGCTGAAGCTGGAAACCCAGGCGATCCTCATGGAGCCGTTCGGCCGCAACACCGCGCCGGCGGTGGCCATGACCGCGATGAAACTGGTCAACGAAGGCCGTGACGAGCTGATGCTGGTGCTGCCGGCCGACCACGTGATCGAGGACCAGAAGGCCCTGCAACGCGCCCTGGCCCTGGCCACCGTGGCCGCCGAGCGCGGCGAGATGGTGCTGTTCGGCGTGCCGGCGACCAAGCCCGAGACCGGCTACGGCTACATCCGCTCCAGCCAGGACGCGCTGCTGCCCGAGGGCGTGGCGCGGGTTGCGCAGTTCGTCGAGAAGCCTGACGAGAAGCGTGCCAACGAGTTCGTCCACGCCGGTGGCTACTTCTGGAACAGCGGCATGTTCCTGTTCCGCGCCAGCCGCTTCCTCGAAGAGCTGAAGAAGCACGACCCGGACATCTACGACACCTGCCTGCTGGCCCTGGAGCGCAGCGACGAGGCCGGCGATGTGCTGAGCATCGACGAAGCCACCTTCGCCTGCTGCCCCGACAACTCCATCGACTACGCGGTGATGGAGAAGACCCAGCGCGCCTGCGTGGTGCCGCTGTCGGCCGGCTGGAGCGACGTGGGCTGCTGGTCGTCGCTGTGGGATGTGCATGAGAAAGATGACAACGGCAACGTCACCAAGGGCGACGTGGTGGTGCAGGACAGCCGCAACTGCATGATCCACGGCAACGGCAAGCTGGTGTCGGTGATCGGTTTGGAGAACATCGTGGTGGTCGAGACCAAGGACGCCATGATGATCGCCCACAAAGACAAGGTTCAGGGGGTCAAGCAACTGGTCAGCACCCTCGACGCCCAGGGCCGTTCGGAAACCCAGAACCACCTGGAGGTGTACCGCCCGTGGGGCTCGTACGACTCGGTGGACATGGGCGGGCGCTTCCAGGTCAAGCACATCACCGTCAAGCCCGGCGCCAGCCTGTCGCTGCAGATGCACCACCACAGGGCCGAGCACTGGATCGTGGTGAGCGGCACCGCGGAGGTGACCTGCGACGAGAACGTGTTCCTGCTCACCGAGAACCAGTCGACCTACATTCCCATCGCCTCGGTGCACCGCCTGCGCAACCCGGGCAAGATCCCGCTGGAGATCATCGAGGTACAGTCCGGGAGCTACCTGGGCGAGGATGATATCGAGCGCTTCGAGGATGTGTATGGGCGCACTTCGACGCCGGTGGAGCGTGGGGTATCGGTGAAGACCATCGCGCAGTGA
- a CDS encoding SDR family oxidoreductase, with translation MPTVLITGCSSGIGRALADAFRDAGHEVWATARKAQDVEQLAAAGFNARQLDVNDSTALARLAEELQNLDILINNAGYGAMGPLLDGGVEAMRQQFETNVFAVVGVTRALFPLLRRSRGLVVNIGSVSGVLVTPFAGAYCASKAAVHGLSDALRLELSPFGIRVMEVQPGAIASQFASNAQQQAEQVLAADSPWWPLREQVQARARASQDRPTPAAVFAQGLLAATRKSPTPALVRLGNGSTALPLMARLLPQRLLDWVLRKRFGLLRPL, from the coding sequence ATGCCCACCGTCCTGATCACCGGTTGTTCCAGCGGCATCGGCCGCGCCCTGGCCGACGCCTTCCGCGATGCCGGCCATGAAGTCTGGGCCACCGCCCGCAAAGCCCAGGATGTCGAACAACTGGCCGCCGCCGGCTTCAATGCCCGGCAACTGGACGTAAACGACTCCACTGCCCTCGCCCGCCTGGCCGAGGAGCTGCAGAACCTCGACATCCTGATCAACAACGCCGGCTACGGCGCCATGGGCCCGCTGCTGGACGGTGGCGTCGAAGCCATGCGCCAACAGTTCGAGACCAACGTCTTCGCCGTGGTCGGCGTGACCCGCGCGCTGTTCCCGCTGCTGCGCCGTTCCCGTGGGCTGGTGGTAAATATCGGCAGTGTCTCCGGCGTGCTGGTGACGCCGTTCGCCGGCGCCTACTGCGCTTCAAAAGCCGCCGTGCATGGGCTGAGTGACGCCTTGCGCCTGGAGCTGTCGCCGTTTGGCATCCGGGTGATGGAAGTGCAGCCGGGTGCAATTGCCTCGCAGTTCGCCAGCAATGCGCAACAGCAGGCCGAGCAGGTGCTGGCGGCCGACTCGCCGTGGTGGCCGTTGCGCGAACAGGTGCAGGCGCGGGCACGGGCGTCGCAGGATCGCCCGACGCCTGCGGCGGTGTTTGCCCAGGGGTTGCTGGCCGCGACGCGCAAGTCGCCAACGCCCGCCTTGGTGCGACTGGGGAATGGCAGCACGGCCTTGCCTTTGATGGCCCGACTGTTGCCGCAGCGCCTGCTGGATTGGGTGTTGCGCAAGCGCTTCGGATTGTTGCGTCCGTTGTAA